The following proteins are encoded in a genomic region of Sorangiineae bacterium MSr12523:
- a CDS encoding OmpA family protein codes for MKSKYVFALAPLACFLAACASTTTPNELVRARTAYNGVSQGMARELAPADVRVARQTLDVAERSFDDDGDSDETKDLAYAAQRRAECADAKARTQFALQQERDAVMREKIVHEQVDKANKAKLEAALEKERQDKQAADRRMAELNQIASVRKDDRGTIITVPGSSLFPAGKSTLLPAARAKLTQLATVLAEQDPSIKIQIEGYTDSAGSVKTNDRLSQARAETVRGFLASSGVPTGRLTATGMGSANPVGSNATAEGRASNRRVEIVVQDAKAPSKEIR; via the coding sequence ATGAAATCGAAATATGTATTTGCGCTGGCGCCACTCGCTTGCTTCTTGGCGGCATGTGCCAGCACGACGACACCCAACGAGCTCGTGCGCGCACGCACGGCGTACAATGGCGTTTCGCAGGGAATGGCGCGCGAGCTCGCGCCCGCCGACGTGCGCGTGGCCCGTCAAACGCTCGACGTGGCCGAGCGTTCGTTCGACGATGATGGCGACTCCGATGAGACGAAGGATCTCGCCTATGCGGCCCAACGACGCGCCGAATGCGCCGACGCCAAGGCGCGGACGCAGTTCGCGCTTCAGCAAGAGCGCGACGCCGTGATGCGCGAGAAAATCGTGCACGAGCAAGTCGACAAGGCCAACAAGGCCAAGCTCGAGGCTGCATTGGAAAAGGAGCGCCAGGACAAGCAAGCTGCCGATCGGCGTATGGCCGAGTTGAACCAAATTGCCTCGGTCCGAAAGGACGACCGCGGAACGATCATCACGGTTCCGGGCTCGTCGCTGTTCCCTGCGGGCAAATCGACGCTGCTTCCGGCGGCGAGAGCCAAGTTGACCCAATTGGCAACCGTGCTCGCCGAGCAAGATCCATCGATCAAGATTCAAATCGAGGGATATACGGACTCCGCCGGTTCGGTCAAAACGAATGACCGCCTTTCGCAGGCACGCGCCGAGACCGTTCGCGGATTTCTCGCATCGAGTGGCGTCCCGACGGGGCGGCTCACGGCCACCGGTATGGGCTCCGCCAATCCGGTGGGCTCCAACGCGACGGCCGAAGGCCGCGCCAGCAACCGCCGCGTGGAAATCGTCGTGCAAGATGCAAAGGCGCCCAGCAAAGAGATTCGGTGA
- a CDS encoding DUF4398 domain-containing protein: protein MLRTTLLVLGVTLTACGSYPTPTARMTETVNTARAAQEAGAPTNPRAQLHLRLANDQIERAKRLIADGDTKRADYVLIRAKADADLALAEAREANAQRQAMAAKQRVDALVASMQENVPGSNTGPADKPPPPTFPGTPAGTTTTTGTDVQGPVKPPPPQTLPFPPPNGPEPGGKR, encoded by the coding sequence ATGTTGCGAACGACACTCTTGGTACTCGGTGTGACGTTGACGGCATGCGGGAGCTATCCCACACCGACGGCACGCATGACCGAGACGGTGAACACGGCAAGGGCCGCGCAGGAAGCGGGCGCGCCGACGAATCCGCGCGCGCAGCTTCATTTGCGACTGGCCAACGATCAAATCGAGCGTGCAAAGCGCCTCATCGCCGATGGAGACACCAAGCGCGCCGACTACGTTCTCATACGCGCGAAAGCGGACGCGGATCTCGCGCTGGCCGAGGCGCGTGAGGCCAATGCTCAACGCCAGGCGATGGCCGCGAAACAACGCGTGGACGCGCTCGTGGCGAGCATGCAAGAGAACGTTCCCGGTAGCAACACCGGGCCGGCGGACAAGCCACCGCCACCGACGTTCCCGGGCACGCCCGCGGGCACCACCACGACCACCGGCACCGACGTGCAAGGCCCGGTGAAACCGCCGCCGCCGCAAACCCTGCCCTTCCCGCCACCGAATGGACCCGAGCCCGGAGGCAAGCGATGA